The genomic region ACCCGTACCCATTCCGAACACGGTCGTTAAGCCCTCCAGGGCCGATGGTACTGCCGGGTTACCCCGGTGGGAGAGTAGGTCGGCGCCCGGGTAATAAAGATAGAGAAAAGCCCGGTTGGGAAACCAGCCGGGCTTTTTTATTTTTCAAAACCTTTAAGGGCTATAAAGCCTTCGTTTGTTAGAATTGGTAAAATCCCGTATAAATTTTCTTTAGCACAAAAAGCTACGTCTTTTTCAAAGCCGAGTTTGATTAGTCTTTGGGCGTGGTGTGACCTTTTAATCTCTTCAAAGATATTGTCTGTATTTTTAGCATACCTTAAGGCAACTTCGGCAGCGTCATTTTGTGTCTGATAATCATCAAACTTGCCCAAAAACATGCCTGCCCACAAAAAGTCTTCCAGAGATAGTTCTTCTTCTGTCCCGGCACATAATATGACTACTTCTTCGAATCTTTTAGCAAACTCTAGAACAGCGTTTATGTTTAGAAAACTGCCCGCACAAATTGCTTTTGCGTTTTGCACAAAAGAAAGGGCCTTTGTTCCGTTAGAAGTGGTAAGAACTACTTTAGCTCTTCTAGCTTTTTCTGCTTCAAGAGGACTATTGCCCATGTGAAATCCTTCAGGAGGGGTGCAATTCCTTTCGCCTGCCAGCAGATAACCCTTTTCTTTGTAAAGAAATGCTTCTTCAATTGTGCTGACAGGTTTGACACAGACGGCGTCATGAGCAAGAAGTGCAACAATAGTAGAAGTTGCCCGAAGAATATCTACTAAAATAACTAGTCCATCTGTTTCTATAGGTTTGGGAGTTGGTAAAACTTTTATTTTTTTCACACTAATATCTCCTCAAGAGCGACCACTAGTTTTTCATTTTCTTTTTTTGTTTTAAGGGCGAAGCGCAAAAATTCTCCTTTAAGTCCGTAAAAGTTAGAAGCATTGCGAATTAAAATGTGGTAGTGCTTTAAAAGCTTATACCAAACTTCTTTGGCAGAAGAGTTTGTTAATTTTATAAGAAAAAAATGTACATCAGATTCGTATGTTTTTAAGGGTAATTTTTTTAACTTGTCTTTCATTCTTACTTTTTCTTCCTTAACAAATTTTTTAATATCCCTGACATATTCTTTTTGTTCGATAAGCCAAATTCCTGCTATTTGAGCAAGTCTATTAACTGCCCATGGAAGCATATTATCCCAGAGCTTTTTAGCAAGTTTATGATTTGCTGCGGCAAATCCCAGGCGTAGCCCAGGAATACGGTAAATTTTTGAAAACGAACGCAAAATAATTACATTTGGTAAAAGCGGTTTGCTATCAAGCAGAGAATTCGTGTGTGAAAAATCTATATAAGACTCATCAATGACAAATATAGTTTTTTCTTTTCCTTTAATTGTCTGTTCTAGTTCTTCTTTAGGAATAGTCCTCCCTGTGGGATTGTTAGGATTACATATAAATACCAGTTCGTTTTTTGTTAATTTTTCTGCAAGTTTTTTGATTGTTGGCTCAAAATTTTCTTCTTCTCTAGCAAGAACATATTCTACTTTTATGTTTGCGATTTTAGCTGCATCAGCATAATCACTGTAGGTTGGTCCTAAAACTATCACTTTTTCAGGGGAAAATATCCTTGGTAAGGCAAAAATCCATTCGGTAGTTCCAGAAGTTGGCAAAAATTCATCGGGATC from Thermodesulfatator atlanticus DSM 21156 harbors:
- a CDS encoding 2-phosphosulfolactate phosphatase translates to MKKIKVLPTPKPIETDGLVILVDILRATSTIVALLAHDAVCVKPVSTIEEAFLYKEKGYLLAGERNCTPPEGFHMGNSPLEAEKARRAKVVLTTSNGTKALSFVQNAKAICAGSFLNINAVLEFAKRFEEVVILCAGTEEELSLEDFLWAGMFLGKFDDYQTQNDAAEVALRYAKNTDNIFEEIKRSHHAQRLIKLGFEKDVAFCAKENLYGILPILTNEGFIALKGFEK
- the cobD gene encoding threonine-phosphate decarboxylase CobD — protein: MLLGHGGEIYHLARELGIPAEKIADHSSNISPLPPPQGLYSILEQHLTEIEHLPEVDSFSLRNKLAEHFGHDPDEFLPTSGTTEWIFALPRIFSPEKVIVLGPTYSDYADAAKIANIKVEYVLAREEENFEPTIKKLAEKLTKNELVFICNPNNPTGRTIPKEELEQTIKGKEKTIFVIDESYIDFSHTNSLLDSKPLLPNVIILRSFSKIYRIPGLRLGFAAANHKLAKKLWDNMLPWAVNRLAQIAGIWLIEQKEYVRDIKKFVKEEKVRMKDKLKKLPLKTYESDVHFFLIKLTNSSAKEVWYKLLKHYHILIRNASNFYGLKGEFLRFALKTKKENEKLVVALEEILV